The following nucleotide sequence is from Embleya scabrispora.
CCGGTACGGTGGGCGGCGGCTTGTCCGGGTCCTTCCCGGGAGTGATCGTGGTCAAGTCCGTCGCCCGCGCGGCCGATACCTCCGACGACGTGCCCACGTTCCGGAGGAGACCCACCCGTGCCCTCGCTCGCCCGTGTCACCGCCCCCCTCGCCGCCGCCGGCCTCGTGCTCACCGGGCTCGCCGCGCCCACCGCGCACTCGGCGCCGGCCGCGCCGACGTCCAGCTACGCGGCGCTGGGCGATTCGTACAGTTCGGGGGTGGGGGCGGGCGACTACCTGCCCGGCGGCGGCGACTGCAAGCGCAGCGCCAACGCGTACCCCTCGCTGTGGCATCGGGCGCACCCGGCGGCGGAGTTCGCCTTCGCCGCCTGCTCCGGCGCGACCACCGCGCAGGTGCTGGGCGGGCAGACGTCCGTATTGAGCGCCGGCACCACGCTCGTGACGATCAGTGTCGGCGGCAACGACGTCGGCTTCGCCGACACGATCCGCACGTGTGTGCTCGGCACTGATCGGGACTGCGCGGACGCGGTGGCGACGTCGCGGGCGTATACGCGCGACCGGCTGCCGGCCGACCTGGACGCCACCTACGCGCGGATCCGGCTGCTCGCGCCGCGTGCGCGGCTGGTGGTGCTCGGGTATCCGCGTCTGTTCGAGCTGGGCGGTTGCCTGTTCGGGCTGAGCGAGGCCAAGCGGCGGGTGCTGGACGAGGCGGCCGACATGCTGGACGAGACCACGGCCGGGCGTGCGGCGGCGGCCGGCGCGGACTTCGCGGACGTACGGGACCGGTTCGCGGGCCATGGGGTCTGCGGGGCGGACGAGTGGCTGCACGGGGTGACGTTGCCGCTGGACGAGTCGTACCACCCGACGGCGACGGGGCAGGCGAAGGGGTATCTGCCGGGATTGGTCGCGGTGGCGGGGTGAGCGGCGGCGCGGCACGTGGTGGTGCGGCGCGTGGCGGGCCGTGCGTGGTTCAGGTCGGGCCCTCGGTCAACACCTCGCCGAGCGCGGTGCGTTGGTAGCGGACCGAGCGCCCCACCCGCAGGCCGGTGACCAGCCGGGCGCGGCGCAGTACGGCCAGGTGGTCGCCGACGGTGCCCAGGGGTAGGTTCAGCCGGGCGGCCAGTTGTGTGGTGGTGGCCGGGATGTGCAACGCGCGCAGGATCAGCGCGCGCGTGCCGCCGAGCAGGTCGGCCAACGCCGCGTCGTCGGAAGGGGCCGGGGCGCCCAGGAGTTCGGCCACGCCGCGGGCCGGATAGACGATGGCGTACGGCCACGGCGGCTCCACGTAGACGATGCTCGCGCCGAACGCCGAGGGCACGAACAACAACCCCGCGCCGCCGAGCACGATCGTGCCGGTGCCCTGGTGGCCGCCCACCTCGATCGCGCCCTCGTCGTGCCAGCGCAGCCGGGGCGACAGATCGCTCAGCGCGGCGCCCCAGCCGTAGGTGGTCAACCGTCCGGCGGTGCGCACCAGATCGTGCTGCAACACGGCGTGCAGCGCCGGCCACTCCGGCTCGAGCAACGTGGCCCACGCCGCCTCGATCGCGTCCGCGAGCCGGGCGACCACGTCGGGTGCCTCGAACAGCGCGCGCGCCGCCGCGGACGGCGGGCGCAACCCGGCCAGATTGCGCGCCAACTCGCCACGGGCGCGATCCAGCGGAGTGGCCCGTACCGCGGTGAGCTCGTCCCCGATGCCGGTCGGTATCCCCGCCGGCGGCGGATGCAGGAAGTCGGCGTTGTAGCCGCCGCGCCGATACAGCGAGGTCATCGCGGCGACCGCCGGCATCTCCCGCCGCAGCCGCTCGTACGCGGGCCGCAGCCGCTCGATCCACGGCCGCAGCGGCCCGGCGCGATGACTGCCCGCGAGGGTCCGCAGCACCAACACCGTCTCGCCCAGCGGGGAGATCGCGAACCTGCTGCGCGCCACGTCGGCCGGTCCGACCTCGATCCTGAGCACCGACACCTCCTGCCCGCAGCCTGTCAGGTTTCGGTGTGTGCCGAAAGCTTGGCCCGGGCCCGGCGCGCCTCGGCAGGCTCGCCGCATGATCGGTGACGATGTCGGACCGGCGACCTACCGGGAGATCTTCGCGGTGGGCGCCTTTCGGGTGCTTTTCGGTTCCTACGTACTCCTGCTGGTCGGCGACACCGTGCGGATGCTCGCGCTCGCGGTGCTCGTCTACGAACGCACCGGATCCCCGGCGCTGTCCGCGCTCGCGTACGTGGCGGGCTTCGTGCCACAGGCGTTCGGCGGGGCGCTGCTGCTCTCACTGACCGACCGGCTGCCGGTGCGGGCGGCGATGGTGGGCTACGACCTGATCCGCTGCGTCATGGCGCTGGTGCTCGCGGTCGACGTGCTGCCCGTGTGGGCGGTGCTGGTGCTGCTCGCGAGCGTGGGCCTGGTCAGCCCGGTCGCGGGTGCGGCTCGGCAGCGCACCCTGCCCGAACTGCTGCACGGTGACGCCTATGTGCTGGGCCGCTCGGTGTTCGGGGTGACCGCCGGGGCGATGCAGGTGCTCGGGTACGCGGTCGGCGGGGTGCTGCTCGCGCTGGTCGGGCCGGGCGGCGCGCTGGTGTTCGCCGGGGCGGTGGCGCTGGTGTCGGCGTTGGTGGTGCGCTTCGGGCTGGCGCGCGGGACGGCGGCGCAGGGCGGCGGGGCCGAGGCGAACGCCGCGGGCGAAGCGGGCGGCGGGGCCGAGTCGCGGGCTCGGCCCGAAGGCACGATACGTGCGACGTGGCGGGTCAATCGCGAACTGCTCGGCGATCCGGTCGTACGCGGCCTGCTGCTGGCCCAGTGGGTGCCGGCGAACCTGGCCGTGGCCGCCGAGGGGGTGATCGTGCCGTACGCGCCCGATTCCGCGGGGCTGTTGTACGGCTCCACCGCCGCCGGGATGCTGCTCGGCAATCTGCTCGTGGGGCGCTTCGTCCGGCCGATCCGACGGGAGCGGCTGGTGCCGTGGCTGGCGCTGCAACTCGGTGTCCCGCTGCTGTTGGTCGCCGCGAGCCCGCCGGTGGGGGTGACGGCCGCGCTGTTCGTGCTCTCCGGTGCGGGCTTCGCCTACCAACTCGGTCTGCAACGCCGGTTCCTGGCCGCCGTCCCGAAGGCGGGCACCGGGCAGGCGATGGGGCTGGCGATGACCGGGACGATGACCCTCCAGGGCGCGAGCATGGCCGGGGCCGGCGCACTGGCCGGGGTGGTCGACCCCGGGCATGTGATCGCACTGTCCGGCGTGGCCGCGGTCATCGGGACGGCCATGGTGTGGCGGATGTTGCGGCCCGGGGACGTGCCGGTGGCGAAGGCCGCGGTGGTGTGAGCGGGTGGCGGGGGATCGGTCCGACTTCCGCGCGGCCTCGTGCGGCAAAATCGCCTTCGGGATTTCGTTCCGACATTCTGTGCGCCGGGATGTCGAGAACGGTGGGCCGACTCCGACCCGGATACGAGCGGCCCGCAGGGGCCGAAGGCAGTACGCGCACGAGGAGCGAAGTCATGAAGTTCATGTTGCTGATCTACAACCGCCCCGGTTTCGTGGAGGAGCTTTCCGAGGCGGAGCGCACCGAGTTGTTCGGCGAGGTCGACGCGATCATGGCCGAGCTGACCGCGTCCGGTGAACTGCTCGGCGGCGAGGCGCTCGCCGACCCGGCGCAGACCAGGACGGTCCGGGTACGGGACGGGGTGCCGGCGGTCACCGACGGCCCGTTCATGGAGGCCAAGGAGCACTTCGCGGGTTACCTCCTCGTCGAGTGCGAGAGCACCGAGCGGGCCACCGACATCGCCGCCCGCTGGCCGGACGCCAAGCGGTGGGCGATGGAGGTGCGGCCGGTGATGTCCGAGTCGGGGACGGAGATGTGAGCCGGGACGCGCCCGCCGAGGACCTGCTGCGGGAATTGGCCCCGCAGGTCCTCGGTGTGCTCGTCCGCCGACACGGCCAATTCGACGCGTGTGAGGACGCCGTACAGGAGGCGCTGCTCGCGGCGACCGTGCAGTGGCCGGCGGACGGGCTGCCCGACCACCCGTTCGGGTGGTTGCTCACCGTGGCCGACCGGCGGCTGATCGACCACTGGCGCAGCGAACGTGCCCGGCGCAACCGCGAGGAGCGGTTGGCCGCACAGGCGCCGGCCGACGAGCAGGTGGCGCCCGCACCCGACGGGGAATCGACCGGCGCCCACGACGACGCGTTGACCCTGCTGTTCCTGTGCTGCCACCCGGCGCTGTCGGGGGCCTCGCAGGTGGCGCTGACGCTGCGTGCGGTCGGCGGCCTGACCACGGCCCAGATCGCGGACGCCTTCCTGGTCCCCGAGGCCACCATGGCGCAGCGGATCAGCCGGGCCAAGCAGCGGATCAAGGCGGCGGGCGGCCGATTCGGCACCCCCGCCGGGCCCGACGCGATCGAGCGGCTCCGAGCGGTGCTGCACGTGCTGTACCTGATCTTCAACGAGGGCTACACCGCCAGTTCGGGCCCGGACCTGCACCGGACCGACCTGACCGCCGAGGCGATCCGGCTCACCCGCGCGGTACACCGGCTGCGGCCGGACGACGGTGAGATCGCCGGGCTGCTGGCGCTGATGTTGCTCACCGACGCGCGGCGGCCCGCGCGGACCGGTGCCGACGGCGCGCTGATCCCGCTCGCCGAGCAGGACCGGACCCGCTGGCATGCCGGGTCCATCCGCGAGGGCACGGCCCTGGTCACCGACGCGCTCACGTGGGGGCCGCCGGGGCCCTACCAGGTTCAGGCCGCGATCGCCGCGGTGCATGCCGAGGCGGCGCGGGCCGAGGACACCGACTGGCCGCAGATCCTCGCGCTGTACCGGCTCCTCGCCCACCTGTCCCCGGGGCCGATGGTCACCCTGAACCAGAGCGTCGCGGCGGCGATGGTGCACGGCCCGCAGGCCGGCCTGGACCTGCTGGACACGCTGGCCGGGGACGAGCGCATGGCCGGCCGGCACCGGGTCTGGGCGGTACGGGGCCACCTGCTCGAACTGGCCGGGGACCGCGAGGCGGCCCGGGAGGCGTACCGTACGGCGGCCCGCCGCACCACGAGCCTGCCGGAGCGCCGCTACCTGGAGATACGCGCGGCGCGGGTGGGCGGGGGCGCCTGAGAGGAGTCTCCGCGGAGTGTGTTCGGCGCCGATGTCGGTCTTCGCGCGCAGCCGGTGACCCTGGCCGGCGGCAAGCCGCGGGTCGATCGTGGCCTACGGGGCGGGGTGGGTGGACACGCGTCGACGCGGGCGGCGGGAGCGGTGGCCCGTGCGGTCGCCGACCAGGGCGGCGAGGCGGTCGAGGCCGGCGTCGATGCGGGCCGGGTCCAGGTCGCCGCCGGACAGGCGCAGCC
It contains:
- a CDS encoding SGNH/GDSL hydrolase family protein; the encoded protein is MPSLARVTAPLAAAGLVLTGLAAPTAHSAPAAPTSSYAALGDSYSSGVGAGDYLPGGGDCKRSANAYPSLWHRAHPAAEFAFAACSGATTAQVLGGQTSVLSAGTTLVTISVGGNDVGFADTIRTCVLGTDRDCADAVATSRAYTRDRLPADLDATYARIRLLAPRARLVVLGYPRLFELGGCLFGLSEAKRRVLDEAADMLDETTAGRAAAAGADFADVRDRFAGHGVCGADEWLHGVTLPLDESYHPTATGQAKGYLPGLVAVAG
- a CDS encoding ArsR/SmtB family transcription factor, which gives rise to MLRIEVGPADVARSRFAISPLGETVLVLRTLAGSHRAGPLRPWIERLRPAYERLRREMPAVAAMTSLYRRGGYNADFLHPPPAGIPTGIGDELTAVRATPLDRARGELARNLAGLRPPSAAARALFEAPDVVARLADAIEAAWATLLEPEWPALHAVLQHDLVRTAGRLTTYGWGAALSDLSPRLRWHDEGAIEVGGHQGTGTIVLGGAGLLFVPSAFGASIVYVEPPWPYAIVYPARGVAELLGAPAPSDDAALADLLGGTRALILRALHIPATTTQLAARLNLPLGTVGDHLAVLRRARLVTGLRVGRSVRYQRTALGEVLTEGPT
- a CDS encoding MFS transporter gives rise to the protein MIGDDVGPATYREIFAVGAFRVLFGSYVLLLVGDTVRMLALAVLVYERTGSPALSALAYVAGFVPQAFGGALLLSLTDRLPVRAAMVGYDLIRCVMALVLAVDVLPVWAVLVLLASVGLVSPVAGAARQRTLPELLHGDAYVLGRSVFGVTAGAMQVLGYAVGGVLLALVGPGGALVFAGAVALVSALVVRFGLARGTAAQGGGAEANAAGEAGGGAESRARPEGTIRATWRVNRELLGDPVVRGLLLAQWVPANLAVAAEGVIVPYAPDSAGLLYGSTAAGMLLGNLLVGRFVRPIRRERLVPWLALQLGVPLLLVAASPPVGVTAALFVLSGAGFAYQLGLQRRFLAAVPKAGTGQAMGLAMTGTMTLQGASMAGAGALAGVVDPGHVIALSGVAAVIGTAMVWRMLRPGDVPVAKAAVV
- a CDS encoding YciI family protein: MKFMLLIYNRPGFVEELSEAERTELFGEVDAIMAELTASGELLGGEALADPAQTRTVRVRDGVPAVTDGPFMEAKEHFAGYLLVECESTERATDIAARWPDAKRWAMEVRPVMSESGTEM
- a CDS encoding RNA polymerase sigma factor, giving the protein MSRDAPAEDLLRELAPQVLGVLVRRHGQFDACEDAVQEALLAATVQWPADGLPDHPFGWLLTVADRRLIDHWRSERARRNREERLAAQAPADEQVAPAPDGESTGAHDDALTLLFLCCHPALSGASQVALTLRAVGGLTTAQIADAFLVPEATMAQRISRAKQRIKAAGGRFGTPAGPDAIERLRAVLHVLYLIFNEGYTASSGPDLHRTDLTAEAIRLTRAVHRLRPDDGEIAGLLALMLLTDARRPARTGADGALIPLAEQDRTRWHAGSIREGTALVTDALTWGPPGPYQVQAAIAAVHAEAARAEDTDWPQILALYRLLAHLSPGPMVTLNQSVAAAMVHGPQAGLDLLDTLAGDERMAGRHRVWAVRGHLLELAGDREAAREAYRTAARRTTSLPERRYLEIRAARVGGGA